The following are encoded together in the Streptomyces rapamycinicus NRRL 5491 genome:
- a CDS encoding nitrilase-related carbon-nitrogen hydrolase — protein MANLVRAALVQATWTGDTESMIAKHEEYARQAAAQGAKVIGFQEVFNAPYFCQVQEAEHYRWAEAVPDGPTVRRMRELARETGMVIVVPVFELEQSGFYYNTAAVIDADGSYLGKYRKHHIPQVKGFWEKYYFKPGNVGWPVFDTAVGKVGVYICYDRHFPEGWRELGLAGAQLVYNPSATSRGLSAYLWQLEQPAAAVANEYFIAAINRVGTEEYGDNDFYGTSYFVDPRGQFVGDVASDKEEELIVRDLDFGLIDEVRQQWAFYRDRRPDAYEGLVQP, from the coding sequence ATGGCCAACCTCGTACGTGCCGCTCTCGTCCAGGCCACCTGGACCGGCGATACCGAATCGATGATCGCGAAGCATGAGGAATACGCCCGGCAGGCGGCCGCTCAGGGCGCCAAGGTGATCGGCTTCCAGGAGGTGTTCAACGCGCCGTACTTCTGCCAGGTGCAGGAGGCGGAACACTACCGGTGGGCGGAGGCGGTGCCGGACGGGCCGACCGTGCGGCGGATGCGGGAGCTGGCCCGGGAGACCGGGATGGTGATCGTCGTCCCCGTCTTCGAGCTCGAGCAATCCGGCTTCTACTACAACACGGCCGCCGTGATCGACGCGGACGGCAGCTATCTCGGCAAGTACCGCAAGCACCACATCCCGCAGGTCAAGGGGTTCTGGGAGAAGTACTACTTCAAGCCGGGAAACGTGGGCTGGCCGGTGTTCGACACCGCCGTGGGCAAGGTCGGGGTGTACATCTGCTACGACCGCCACTTCCCCGAGGGCTGGCGCGAGCTGGGCCTGGCCGGGGCACAGCTGGTCTACAACCCCTCGGCCACCTCCCGTGGCCTGTCGGCCTACCTCTGGCAGCTGGAGCAGCCCGCCGCCGCCGTCGCCAACGAGTACTTCATCGCCGCGATCAACCGCGTCGGCACCGAGGAGTACGGCGACAACGACTTCTACGGCACCAGCTACTTCGTCGATCCGCGCGGCCAGTTCGTCGGCGATGTGGCCAGTGACAAGGAGGAGGAGCTGATCGTCCGCGACCTCGACTTCGGCCTGATCGACGAGGTGCGCCAGCAGTGGGCGTTCTACCGGGACCGGCGGCCCGACGCCTACGAGGGGCTGGTGCAGCCGTGA